From the Pirellulales bacterium genome, the window TCGCGGTGGGCCAATCGGCGGAGCGCCGAATTGGAGTTCGGGCTTCATGCCGGCGTCATTCCAGGGAACGCAATTCCGTACGACCGGCGACCCGCTCATCGACCTGAAGCCGCCCGGCGGCGTGACCGCGGCGCAGCAGCGCGAGCAATTGGACTTGATGCGCGAGCTTGAACACTTGGGCCCTGCTGGCGGCGTGGCCGATAGCCAGTTGGCTGCGCGGCTGGAAACTTACGAGTTGGCCTTTCGCATGCAAGCAAGCGCGCCTGAGGCGGTCGATGTCGAGCAGGAAACCGCCGCCACGCAATCGGCCTACGGGCTCGACGACCCCAAGACCGAAAAGTTCGGCCGACGCTGCCTGATGGCGCGCCGCCTGGTCGAGCGCGGCGTCCGCTTCGTGCAGGTCTATTCCGGCGGAGGCCATCTGGACGAAAACTGGGACGCCCACACCGACGTGCAGGCCAACCACGCGCTGCATTGCGGCGAGACCGATCAACCAATCGCTGCTCTGTTGAAAGACCTCAAGCAGCGCGGGTTGCTGGACGAGACGCTGGTCGTATGGGGTGGAGAATTCGGCCGCACGCCGACCTCACAGGGAGACCGGGGCGGCCGCGATCATAGCCCGCGCGGATTTACGATGTGGATGGCCGGTGGCGGTATCCGCGGCGGCGTGACGTATGGCACGACCGACGATTTTGGATTTGCCGCGGCCGAAAACAAGGCGCACGTACACGATATTCATGCCACGATCCTGCACCTGATGGGGCTCGACCACGAGCGGCTCACCTATTTTCACAACAGCCGCGAAATGCGCCTCACGGACGTCGA encodes:
- a CDS encoding DUF1501 domain-containing protein; translated protein: MSAEQNRTAINGALPRLTPCGRSRREFIWQAGGGFVGTALAWMLDRDGFFSSRATAATRSPLAPRPPHFASRAKSCIFIFNYGGPSQVDLFDPKPELNKRHGQPIPNLDNDPLFKSRNPGMLMGTPRKFQKHGQSGVEISDLFPHLATCADDLAIIRSCYADSFAHGSGLLQMNTGFVRQGYPCLGSWVTYGLGSVNEDLPAFVVFLDHRGGPIGGAPNWSSGFMPASFQGTQFRTTGDPLIDLKPPGGVTAAQQREQLDLMRELEHLGPAGGVADSQLAARLETYELAFRMQASAPEAVDVEQETAATQSAYGLDDPKTEKFGRRCLMARRLVERGVRFVQVYSGGGHLDENWDAHTDVQANHALHCGETDQPIAALLKDLKQRGLLDETLVVWGGEFGRTPTSQGDRGGRDHSPRGFTMWMAGGGIRGGVTYGTTDDFGFAAAENKAHVHDIHATILHLMGLDHERLTYFHNSREMRLTDV